A single region of the Sulfitobacter geojensis genome encodes:
- a CDS encoding tripartite tricarboxylate transporter substrate binding protein, with amino-acid sequence MFDLGVIEDSMQVTNMSGGGGGVAFAHVTKERNEDNNLIVAASMSTSARIAQGIYEGATQDDVHFLATFGAEYGAIAVRADSEFETLTQMMDAILADPRSVGIAGGSSVGSFDHIKPMLVAREAGLEDVTQMKYVSFDGGGEAMTGLLSGSVEALSGDFSEMLGFLESGDIRIIGIMAPERLENFPDIPTAREQGYDVVGANWRGLYMPAGASDEAKEFWSNAIQTMAEDPGFQATLEEAAIAPFNNFGDDMHNFVAGSIADIEKLSREIGIIE; translated from the coding sequence TTGTTTGATCTTGGCGTTATCGAAGATTCCATGCAGGTCACAAACATGTCCGGTGGCGGAGGCGGCGTAGCCTTTGCGCATGTCACCAAAGAGCGCAACGAAGACAATAACCTGATTGTCGCCGCCTCTATGAGCACCAGCGCCCGTATCGCGCAGGGCATTTATGAGGGTGCGACCCAGGACGACGTTCACTTCCTTGCTACGTTCGGCGCGGAATATGGCGCGATTGCTGTTCGTGCTGACTCCGAATTCGAGACATTGACGCAAATGATGGACGCGATCCTCGCAGACCCGCGCTCCGTTGGCATTGCAGGCGGTTCCTCTGTTGGTAGCTTTGACCACATCAAGCCGATGCTTGTCGCGCGTGAGGCCGGCTTGGAAGATGTGACCCAGATGAAATACGTCTCGTTCGATGGCGGTGGCGAGGCAATGACGGGGCTGCTTTCGGGTTCTGTTGAGGCGCTTTCGGGTGACTTCTCCGAGATGCTCGGTTTTCTGGAATCTGGTGATATCCGCATCATCGGCATCATGGCCCCCGAACGCCTTGAGAACTTTCCCGATATCCCGACAGCACGCGAGCAAGGTTATGATGTCGTGGGTGCAAACTGGCGTGGTCTTTACATGCCGGCGGGTGCATCGGATGAGGCCAAAGAGTTCTGGTCAAATGCGATCCAGACAATGGCGGAAGATCCTGGGTTTCAGGCCACATTGGAAGAGGCTGCAATCGCGCCCTTCAACAATTTTGGCGATGACATGCACAACTTCGTTGCAGGAAGCATTGCCGATATCGAAAAGCTGTCCCGTGAGATCGGCATCATCGAATAA
- a CDS encoding tripartite tricarboxylate transporter TctB family protein, with translation MSDRIFGGFGLALAIFYIWAASIIKDSFMVDVVGPRAFPYIVGTIIALCSLYFILRPDDEPDWPHMREFTEIVFAAAVMFAYCFALPELGFVISTIFATAYLTWRLGTAPLWSLVVGLGTSVGIYVVFHLILGLALAKGPLGF, from the coding sequence ATGAGTGATCGCATATTCGGCGGCTTTGGATTGGCCTTGGCCATTTTCTACATCTGGGCCGCATCAATAATCAAAGACAGCTTTATGGTCGATGTGGTGGGGCCGCGAGCGTTTCCCTATATCGTTGGCACAATCATCGCGCTGTGTTCGCTGTATTTTATCCTGCGCCCCGATGACGAACCCGACTGGCCACACATGCGAGAATTCACGGAAATCGTTTTCGCTGCGGCGGTGATGTTCGCCTACTGCTTTGCATTGCCAGAGCTTGGTTTCGTGATCTCCACGATCTTTGCTACGGCCTACCTGACCTGGCGTTTGGGGACCGCACCGCTTTGGTCGCTTGTCGTTGGCTTGGGCACATCTGTTGGCATTTACGTCGTATTTCACCTGATCCTCGGCCTCGCGTTGGCCAAAGGTCCACTTGGTTTCTGA
- a CDS encoding tripartite tricarboxylate transporter permease, with protein sequence MDTLALLADGFAIALTPQNLFLAVMGCFLGTLMGALPGLGPANGVAILIPIAFSLGLGPVASLILLVSVYYGAMYGGRISSILLNIPGDEPAMMTCLDGYPMALQGKAGEALSLSGVASFVGAFFATCGLVILAPQLVKVALLFGPAEYFVLFTVAFATLGGISSTNQAKSAFAAALGLGIAMIGSDSQTGSQRFTFDHIHLYDGIDFLIAIVGLFALSEVFIFLEHHRGGAVGSAKATKVGRIMPDFAMIKRCIPSMARGTGIGFFSGVLPGAGASLGSFLAYSLEKQTVDRDGKTFGKGDPRGVAAPEAGNNAASGGALVPMLALGVPGSGTTAVLLAVLLQLNITPGPLLFQKNPDVVWGLIASLFIANFILLAMNIPLVGIFTRVLMVPTRILMPIVAMISFVGIYSITGSSFDVMLMVGFGIMGWVLRKLDVSLVPVILGILLGNQMEVNLRRAMTISDGDWLILVGSPLAIILWGVAITGFVLPMLMGRRMKKRMEAARNEEEFVGD encoded by the coding sequence ATGGATACCTTAGCACTTCTCGCCGATGGCTTTGCCATCGCCCTAACCCCGCAAAATCTGTTCCTTGCAGTCATGGGGTGTTTTCTTGGCACGCTTATGGGCGCGCTTCCGGGGCTTGGCCCCGCGAACGGTGTGGCCATCCTTATCCCGATCGCATTTTCACTGGGTCTGGGGCCTGTTGCGTCGTTGATCCTATTGGTCAGTGTTTACTATGGCGCGATGTATGGTGGCCGGATCAGCTCGATCTTGCTGAACATTCCCGGCGATGAACCGGCCATGATGACCTGTCTGGACGGCTATCCGATGGCCCTGCAAGGCAAAGCGGGAGAGGCACTGTCCCTGTCCGGTGTTGCATCCTTTGTCGGCGCGTTCTTTGCCACATGTGGGTTGGTTATTCTTGCACCGCAGCTGGTCAAGGTCGCCCTGCTGTTTGGCCCAGCCGAATATTTCGTACTCTTTACTGTCGCCTTTGCGACGCTTGGCGGCATCTCATCGACAAATCAGGCAAAGTCGGCTTTTGCGGCAGCTCTTGGCCTTGGGATTGCAATGATCGGCAGCGACTCGCAGACAGGGTCGCAACGGTTCACCTTTGATCATATCCATCTATATGACGGTATCGATTTCCTGATCGCCATCGTGGGCCTGTTTGCCCTTAGTGAGGTGTTCATCTTCCTTGAGCATCACCGCGGTGGGGCTGTTGGTTCGGCCAAGGCCACAAAGGTTGGCCGGATCATGCCTGACTTTGCTATGATCAAGCGTTGTATACCCTCGATGGCGCGGGGCACGGGCATTGGTTTCTTCTCTGGCGTCCTACCGGGTGCGGGTGCGTCCTTGGGATCATTCCTGGCCTATTCCCTCGAAAAGCAGACCGTCGATCGGGATGGCAAGACCTTTGGCAAAGGCGACCCGCGCGGCGTTGCCGCACCAGAGGCGGGTAACAACGCAGCCTCGGGCGGAGCACTTGTTCCCATGCTTGCCCTTGGCGTGCCAGGTTCCGGCACCACAGCCGTTCTGCTTGCCGTCTTGTTGCAACTGAACATCACGCCCGGGCCGCTGCTTTTCCAGAAAAATCCGGATGTTGTCTGGGGGCTTATCGCGTCGCTGTTCATCGCTAACTTTATCCTATTGGCGATGAACATTCCACTGGTTGGCATCTTTACCCGTGTATTGATGGTGCCAACGCGCATCCTGATGCCCATCGTCGCGATGATCTCGTTCGTTGGCATCTACAGCATCACGGGCTCCAGCTTTGATGTGATGTTGATGGTTGGCTTCGGCATCATGGGCTGGGTCTTGCGCAAGCTTGATGTCTCACTTGTTCCGGTGATCCTCGGGATCCTGCTGGGCAACCAGATGGAAGTGAACCTGCGTCGTGCCATGACAATCTCGGATGGCGACTGGTTGATCCTTGTTGGCAGTCCGCTTGCCATCATCCTTTGGGGCGTCGCGATTACCGGTTTCGTCCTGCCCATGCTGATGGGCCGCCGGATGAAAAAGCGCATGGAAGCTGCACGCAACGAAGAAGAATTCGTCGGCGACTAA
- a CDS encoding GntR family transcriptional regulator — translation MAARSSELSKNISNRLLHDIVSGTLSGGQHISAQNIADRYGVSRTPVREALESLAIQDVLIRQPNRGYFVADSLPASYQDGLADSAPTDTDDYQTFANDWLTNQIPEEVAEHFLRQRYGWTKAKAADLLVRAVREGWAERKEGYGWRLLPVAKTPEAFDEIYRFRMAIEPTAMLEPSFQLDHKILDEQRRIQEGMLNMDLSSTPGEALLQNGALFHEELIKLSGNPFFYMALQRVNRMRRLMEYRAEVNCERLIEQCTEHLEILSYLESGNVADASYRMRQHLSGALKRKSPLARNWAHDTERNDEHL, via the coding sequence ATGGCAGCACGAAGCAGCGAGCTTTCCAAGAATATATCCAATCGGTTGTTGCACGACATCGTCTCTGGAACCCTGTCTGGGGGTCAACATATCAGCGCCCAGAATATCGCAGATCGTTATGGTGTATCGCGCACCCCCGTAAGAGAGGCACTTGAAAGCCTGGCGATCCAAGACGTTTTAATCCGACAGCCCAACCGAGGTTACTTTGTCGCAGACAGTCTTCCGGCTTCGTATCAGGACGGATTGGCAGATTCGGCACCAACAGATACGGACGACTATCAAACATTTGCGAATGACTGGCTGACGAACCAGATCCCCGAAGAGGTAGCTGAACATTTCCTACGGCAGCGATACGGCTGGACCAAAGCCAAAGCCGCAGATCTGCTGGTCAGGGCCGTTCGCGAAGGTTGGGCAGAACGCAAAGAGGGATACGGGTGGCGCCTTCTGCCCGTGGCCAAGACACCAGAGGCATTCGACGAAATTTACAGATTTAGAATGGCTATCGAACCCACGGCCATGCTGGAGCCTTCTTTTCAGCTTGATCACAAGATCCTTGATGAACAGCGACGCATTCAGGAAGGCATGCTAAACATGGATTTAAGCAGCACACCTGGCGAAGCTCTTCTTCAAAACGGTGCGCTCTTCCACGAGGAACTTATCAAACTATCGGGAAATCCCTTTTTCTACATGGCCCTTCAAAGGGTGAACCGGATGCGCCGTTTAATGGAGTATCGCGCCGAAGTGAACTGCGAGCGTCTGATTGAGCAATGCACCGAGCACTTGGAGATCCTGTCATATCTGGAATCAGGCAATGTCGCAGATGCGTCTTACAGGATGCGACAACACCTGAGTGGTGCCCTCAAGCGCAAATCCCCACTGGCACGGAACTGGGCACACGATACGGAGCGAAACGATGA